The Geothrix sp. DNA segment GAGCTGCGCCGCCCCGCCGATAGGAGGGCATCCACGGAAAGGCCAGGCATGTCCGAGTCCGCCCCGAGATCCGCTTTGGCTGGCTTCGCGGCAGGCGATGGGGAGCAGCTCAACCGGGACCTAGCCGGACTGGAGAAGGTGATCAACAAGTCCGCCGCCGGCGCCGCCAGGACCTCGGTCCGGGTGCAGACCCTGGCGCGGGAGATCGATCAGATCCTCGCCAGCACCCGCACCATGCAGGAGACCCTGGACAACCTGGGGGGGAACATCTCGCTGTCTGCGATCGCCACGGAGGAGGCCGCCGAGTCCACCCGTCGCATGGCGGACCAGACGCAGAAGGGCCGCCAGGAGAGCGACCAGGCCGTGGCCACGGTGCGGCAGCTCCAGCAGCAGACGACGGTGACCTCCGAGCGCCTGGAGTCGCTGCTGGGCCACATCCTGAAGGTCAACGAGGTATCCCAGGTCATCGGCGAGATCGCGGATCGCACGGGCATGCTCAGCCTCAACGCCGCCATCGAGGCGGCCCATGCCGGCGCCGCTGGCCGGGGGTTCGCCGTGGTGGCCGAGGAGGTCCGGAAGCTGGCGGATCGGACCTCGCTGCAGACCCAGGAGATCGCGGCCCTGCTGGAGGCCATCCGGAAGGATCTGGATCCGGCCCGGGAGGCCATGGAGCAGAGCCTGGGGCTGGCAGCCACGACGCGCGTCCAGGTCGAGGCCGTCGAGCAGCGTCTGTCGGACATCGCGGATCTGGCGGAATCCACCGCCGGGAACGTGTCCAGCCTCGCGGGGACCGCCACGGAGGAGCAGGAGGCGGCCCAGAGCCTGATGGAGGCCTCCGGGAGGCTGCTGGAGTCCACCGGAACCTTGAAGTCCGCAGCCGAGGCCGTGGCCCAGGACGCCTTCGCCGTGACCTCGCTCACGGAGGAGGGCCACCGGCATTTGGCGGCCTACGACACGGGCTCCCTCTTCCATCGCGCCCTTGGCCTGGCCAGGGATCTGGCCACCACCAGCGCCACCATCCTCGAAGGCCCTGTCCGGGAAGGACGCATCAGCGCCGAGCAGCTGCTGGCCCTCGACTACACTGAGATCCGGGGTCCCGAGATCCAGAGCCTGTCCCGGTTCTTCAACGTCCTGCACGTGCCCCAGGAAGGGTTCACTCCGCCCAAGTTCCGCACGGCCTACGACGGCCTGGTGGACCGGACCCTGCAGGAGGCCTTCGACCGCGTCCTGGAGCAGGAGCCGCGGCTGACCTTCGCCCTGATCATCGACCTGAACTCCTATGGGCCCTCGCACAACAAGGCCTTCGCCAAGGACTGGACCGGACAGCCGGACAGGGACCTGGCCGGCAACCGCGTGAAGCGCTTCTTCACGGACAACCGGGTGCTGGTCCGGGGTGCGCGGCATGGGCTGGGCGAAGCGGCCGAGGCCCTGCCGGATCGGGTGGATCGGACCGCCTTCCAGCGAGTGGCCGATCTCGGTGAGAAGGCCGCCAGTCGCGAGGAGTTCCTGGTGCAGACCTACGCCCGGGACACCGGTGCCATCATCACCGTCCTCACCGTGCCGCTCTTCGTCCGGGGCCAGCGCTACGGCGTCAGCCTCCTGGGCTGGAGCAGCGACGACTGAAGGCTAGGCGAGGGGTTTCGCTTCGAGCCTGCGCAGAAGCGTGAAGCGCCCCGAGGCCAGCTTGCCCAGGGCCCGGGCCAGGGCCTCCCGGCTGCAACCCAGTGCCTCGCTCCAGGCTTCCAGCGGGAGCTCGCCGCCCTCGGGGTGGGCGTCGACCCAGCTCTGCCACAGCGAAGCCAGGGCCGCAGCCTCCGGTTCCTGGCGGTCCCGCCAGCTGCGCTCCTGGGGCCGCCTGGGCTCGTAGAAGGCGGTGCCACGCAGCTTGTCCGGCAGGAAGGTCTGCTCGCGGTCGTAGTCATCGTGGGAGTAGTGGTAGCCCGCGCCCCGTCCGGCCTTGCGGGCCGTGGCCGTGTGGGCATCGCGGATGGCCTCGGGAATCGGCGCGTCCTCCGCCGCCAGGGCGGCGTCCACGGCCAGGATGGTGGCGTTGCTCTTGGGGGCGTTGGCCACGTAGATGATGGCCTGGGCCAGGGGGATGCGGGCCTCGGGCCAGCCGATCTGCTCCACGGCGCGGCTGGCGGCCTCGCAGAGGATGAAGGCCTGGGGGTCGGCGTTGCCCACGTCCTCGGCGGCGCAGACCATGAGGCGCCGGGCGATGAAGCGGGGATCCTCGCCGCCCCGGATCATGCGGCTCAGGTAGTAGAGGGCGGCGTCGGCGTCTGAGCCCCGCAGGCTCTTCTGGAAGGCGCTGGCCAGGTCGTAGTGGCCGTCCGCCCGGTCGAACATCATGCGGCCACCCAGGGCGCCCTGCAGCGACTCCAGATCCGGCTCGGGCATCTCCAGCCAGGTCTCCAGTCCCGAGAGGGCCGAGCGCAGGTCGCCACCGGCCCAGTTCGAGAGCCATTCGAAGACCTGCGCCGGCTCGGGCTCGGCGTCCCGCTCCTTGGCCCAGGCCCGCTT contains these protein-coding regions:
- a CDS encoding methyl-accepting chemotaxis protein; this encodes MSESAPRSALAGFAAGDGEQLNRDLAGLEKVINKSAAGAARTSVRVQTLAREIDQILASTRTMQETLDNLGGNISLSAIATEEAAESTRRMADQTQKGRQESDQAVATVRQLQQQTTVTSERLESLLGHILKVNEVSQVIGEIADRTGMLSLNAAIEAAHAGAAGRGFAVVAEEVRKLADRTSLQTQEIAALLEAIRKDLDPAREAMEQSLGLAATTRVQVEAVEQRLSDIADLAESTAGNVSSLAGTATEEQEAAQSLMEASGRLLESTGTLKSAAEAVAQDAFAVTSLTEEGHRHLAAYDTGSLFHRALGLARDLATTSATILEGPVREGRISAEQLLALDYTEIRGPEIQSLSRFFNVLHVPQEGFTPPKFRTAYDGLVDRTLQEAFDRVLEQEPRLTFALIIDLNSYGPSHNKAFAKDWTGQPDRDLAGNRVKRFFTDNRVLVRGARHGLGEAAEALPDRVDRTAFQRVADLGEKAASREEFLVQTYARDTGAIITVLTVPLFVRGQRYGVSLLGWSSDD
- a CDS encoding replication-associated recombination protein A; protein product: MSHIPLPERLRPATLDEVVGQAHLLGPRGALTRLTAGGRLPSMVMWGPPGTGKTTLARILAEATGHGFIEFSGVSGSAAELKKFLADSREMPLFRTVPPVVFLDEIHRFNRAQQDILLPYLERGEAILVGATTENPAFYLNPALRSRCQLIALKPLEPAHILVVLKRAWAKERDAEPEPAQVFEWLSNWAGGDLRSALSGLETWLEMPEPDLESLQGALGGRMMFDRADGHYDLASAFQKSLRGSDADAALYYLSRMIRGGEDPRFIARRLMVCAAEDVGNADPQAFILCEAASRAVEQIGWPEARIPLAQAIIYVANAPKSNATILAVDAALAAEDAPIPEAIRDAHTATARKAGRGAGYHYSHDDYDREQTFLPDKLRGTAFYEPRRPQERSWRDRQEPEAAALASLWQSWVDAHPEGGELPLEAWSEALGCSREALARALGKLASGRFTLLRRLEAKPLA